In Mus musculus strain C57BL/6J chromosome 9, GRCm38.p6 C57BL/6J, one genomic interval encodes:
- the Cd3d gene encoding T-cell surface glycoprotein CD3 delta chain isoform X1, whose amino-acid sequence MEHSGILASLILIAVLPQGDSRLTKLLWTVCFLLGLYPHISHEPRVPGELPEISLWLLLPLSLGIMSLTTQMVWSPFKIQVTEYEDKVFVTCNTSVMHLDGTVEGWFAKNKTLNLGKGVLDPRGIYLCNGTEQLAKVVSSVQVHYRMCQNCVELDSGTMAGVIFIDLIATLLLALGVYCFAGHETGRPSGAAEVQALLKNEQLYQPLRDREDTQYSRLGGNWPRNKKS is encoded by the exons ATGGAACACAGCGGGATTCTGGCTAGTCTGATACTGATTGCTGTTCTCCCCCAAG GTGACTCTAGGCTGACAAAGCTACTGTGGACAGTCTGTTTTCTGCTTGGACTATATCCCCACATCTCTCACGAACCTCGAGTCCCTGGAGAACTTCCTGAAATCTCCCTCTGGTTGCTCCTGCCCCTTTCACTCGGCATCATGTCCCTTACTACACAAATGGTCT GGAGCCCCTTCAAGATACAAGTGACCGAATATGAGGACAAAGTATTTGTGACCTGCAATACCAGCGTCATGCATCTAGATGGAACGGTGGAAGGATGGTTTGCAAAGAATAAAACACTCAACTTGGGCAAAGGCGTTCTGGACCCACGAGGGATATATCTGTGTAATGGGACAGAGCAGCTGGCAAAGGTGGTGTCTTCTGTGCAAGTCCATTACCGAA TGTGCCAGAACTGTGTGGAGCTAGACTCGGGCACCATGGCTGGTGTCATCTTCATTGACCTCATCGCAACTCTGCTCCTGGCTTTGGGCGTCTACTGCTTTGCAGGACATGAGACCGGAAGGCCTTCTGGGG CTGCTGAGGTTCAAGCACTGCTGAAGAATGAGCAGCTGTATCAG CCTCTTCGAGATCGTGAAGATACCCAGTACAGCCGTCTTGGAGGGAACTGGCCCCGGAACAAGAAATCTTAA
- the Cd3d gene encoding T-cell surface glycoprotein CD3 delta chain precursor, translated as MEHSGILASLILIAVLPQGSPFKIQVTEYEDKVFVTCNTSVMHLDGTVEGWFAKNKTLNLGKGVLDPRGIYLCNGTEQLAKVVSSVQVHYRMCQNCVELDSGTMAGVIFIDLIATLLLALGVYCFAGHETGRPSGAAEVQALLKNEQLYQPLRDREDTQYSRLGGNWPRNKKS; from the exons ATGGAACACAGCGGGATTCTGGCTAGTCTGATACTGATTGCTGTTCTCCCCCAAG GGAGCCCCTTCAAGATACAAGTGACCGAATATGAGGACAAAGTATTTGTGACCTGCAATACCAGCGTCATGCATCTAGATGGAACGGTGGAAGGATGGTTTGCAAAGAATAAAACACTCAACTTGGGCAAAGGCGTTCTGGACCCACGAGGGATATATCTGTGTAATGGGACAGAGCAGCTGGCAAAGGTGGTGTCTTCTGTGCAAGTCCATTACCGAA TGTGCCAGAACTGTGTGGAGCTAGACTCGGGCACCATGGCTGGTGTCATCTTCATTGACCTCATCGCAACTCTGCTCCTGGCTTTGGGCGTCTACTGCTTTGCAGGACATGAGACCGGAAGGCCTTCTGGGG CTGCTGAGGTTCAAGCACTGCTGAAGAATGAGCAGCTGTATCAG CCTCTTCGAGATCGTGAAGATACCCAGTACAGCCGTCTTGGAGGGAACTGGCCCCGGAACAAGAAATCTTAA
- the Cd3e gene encoding T-cell surface glycoprotein CD3 epsilon chain isoform X1 codes for MRWNTFWGILCLSLLAVGTCQDDAENIEYKVSISGTSVELTCPLDSDENLKWEKNGQELPQKHDKHLVLQDFSEVEDSGYYVCYTPASNKNTYLYLKARVCEYCVEVDLTAVAIIIIVDICITLGLLMVIYYWSKNRKAKAKPVTRGTGAGSRPRGQNKERPPPVPNPDYEPIRKGQRDLYSGLNQRAV; via the exons TTGGCACTTGCCAGGACG ATGCCGAGAACATTG aATACAAAGTCTCCATCTCAGGAACCAGTGTAGAGTTGACGTGCCCTCTAGACAGTGACGAGAacttaaaatgggaaaaaaatggccAAGAGCTGCCTCAGAAGCATGATAAGCACCTGGTGCTCCAGGATTTCTCGGAAGTCGAGGACAGTGGCTACTACGTCTGCTACACACCAGCCTCAAATAAAAACACGTACTTGTACCTGAAAGCTCGAG TGTGTGAGTACTGTGTGGAGGTGGACCTGACAGCAGTAGCCATAATCATCATTGTTGACATCTGTATCACTCTGGGCTTGCTGATGGTCATTTATTACTGGAGCAAGAATAGGAAGGCCAAGGCCAAGCCTGTGACCCGAGGAACCGGTGCTGGTAGCAGGCCCAGAG GGCAAAACAAGGAGCGGCCACCACCTGTTCCCAACCCAGACTATGAG CCCATCCGCAAAGGCCAGCGGGACCTGTATTCTGGCCTGAATCAGAGAGCAGTCTGA